A window of Sedimentibacter sp. MB31-C6 genomic DNA:
TAATGGATGTGGTATACATCCAGAAAACATTGAGAAAATATTCAATCCCTTTTTTACAACTAATCCAAAAGGAACAGGATTAGGATTGTCAGTTGTACATGAATTAATTAAAAGTAATGACGGGGAAATAAAAATAAAAAGTATTATTAATGAAGGTACAAAAATAGAGATAAAGTTTCCTACAATTGGAGGTATTAATGATGAAGTTTAGAGTTTTAATTGTTGATGATGAAGAAATAATAAGATTGTCGATGAATGAAGGTCTTAAAGATTTAGGATACAATGTATGCACTTCAAAAGATGGTACAGAAGCCATAGAAAAATTAAAAGATTTTAGACCTCATGTTATATTTTTAGATTTAAGACTTACTGCAGAAAACGGTTTAGAAGTACTAAAAAATATAAAAAAATTCGACAGCGAAGTAGAAGTTGTAATAATGACAGCATATGGTGATATAGAAAGTGCTGTAGAAGCTATTAAACTGGGAGCTTACGATTATATAAATAAACCTTTTGATTTACAAGAAATAGATATTATTATAAAACGAGTTATACAGAATTTAAAATTAAAGAAAAAAGTTTATATATTAGAAAATCAATCTGAAATAGAAAGCATTATTGGCGAAAATGATAAAATGAAAGATGTTTTTAATAAAATTAAAATACTCTCAAAGAATGATAATGTAACTGTTTTAATTAGAGGTGATTCTGGCACTGGAAAAGAGCTTGTAGCAAATGCAATTCACATGAATAGCAATAGAAAATCATCAAATATGTTGAAAATTAATTGTGGAGCTATCCCTCAAAATCTTATTGAAAGTGAACTTTTTGGATTTGAAAAAAACTCTTTCACTGGAGCAAATAATAGTAAAAAGGGATTAATGGAAATTGCTGATGGTGGTACATTATTTTTAGATGAAATTGGTGAACTACCTTTAGAAGTACAACCTAAACTATTAAGAGTTTTAGAAGAACGAAAGTTTAAAAGAATTGGCGGTTTAAAAGATATTGAAATAGATATTAGAATTATAGCTGCAACAAATAAAAATTTAGAAGAAGCGATAAAAAACAAGGAATTTAGAGAAGATTTATACTATAGATTGAATGTTGTTCCTATACATCTTCCCCCTCTTAAAGAAAGAGGAACGGATATACTAATATTATCTAACAACTTTCTTAATGATTTTAATAGAAAATTTAATAAAAAGATTAAAGGATTTTCAAAAGAAGCAGAAAAAGCTCTTATGTCTTACCCCTGGAAAGGTAATGTAAGAGAACTTAGAAATATTATGGAAAGAATTGTTTTATTAGCAGAAACAGAATATATTGATATAAAAAATTTACCCTATGAAATATATAAAGGCAAAACTAATATCAATGATTTTTCTAATAATCTTTTTGATACCGAAGAAATTGAAAACAAATTTATAAATAAAAATTTTTCTCTGGAAAAAAAAATAGAAAAAATAGAAATATATTATATAAAACTAGCCTTAGATTATTGCAACAATAACTATTCTAAAGCTTCAAAAATGTTAGGTATGAGCAGGTTTGCTTTCAAAAGACGGTTAGAGAAATATTTTGAACATGATATGAGCGATTTATAAAAAAGTGCTAAATCGCTCATT
This region includes:
- a CDS encoding sigma-54-dependent transcriptional regulator, translating into MMKFRVLIVDDEEIIRLSMNEGLKDLGYNVCTSKDGTEAIEKLKDFRPHVIFLDLRLTAENGLEVLKNIKKFDSEVEVVIMTAYGDIESAVEAIKLGAYDYINKPFDLQEIDIIIKRVIQNLKLKKKVYILENQSEIESIIGENDKMKDVFNKIKILSKNDNVTVLIRGDSGTGKELVANAIHMNSNRKSSNMLKINCGAIPQNLIESELFGFEKNSFTGANNSKKGLMEIADGGTLFLDEIGELPLEVQPKLLRVLEERKFKRIGGLKDIEIDIRIIAATNKNLEEAIKNKEFREDLYYRLNVVPIHLPPLKERGTDILILSNNFLNDFNRKFNKKIKGFSKEAEKALMSYPWKGNVRELRNIMERIVLLAETEYIDIKNLPYEIYKGKTNINDFSNNLFDTEEIENKFINKNFSLEKKIEKIEIYYIKLALDYCNNNYSKASKMLGMSRFAFKRRLEKYFEHDMSDL